Proteins from a genomic interval of Granulicella sp. L56:
- a CDS encoding YheT family hydrolase, producing MSATTLATDTVQIADFQPRRFLHNGHLQTIFGNYLPRTNSLPPGEAQLVEVSPATDYQISSQVLCHCHWQPEDVRAARPTIIIVHGLEGSSNSQYVIGNSNKLWRAGCNIVRMNMRNCGGTEALAPTLYHSGLSSDVDAVMRFFVDLHQLQSIALIGYSMGGNLVLKLAGDLGKTPPPQLRAVIGVSPVIDLAPSSDALHLWQNRIYEKKFVRAMLRRFRRKAALFPRAFDPNRAIGISSLRDFDERIIALYAGFSGAEDYYHRVAAARVIDQITVPTLILNSLDDPFIRIAPDTRDKIVANPNITFLETAQGGHCAFLAQPDPSICYDGYWAEHTLLRFILANA from the coding sequence ATGTCAGCAACAACGCTCGCAACCGACACCGTTCAAATCGCCGATTTTCAACCGCGGCGCTTCCTGCACAATGGCCATCTGCAGACCATCTTCGGCAACTATCTGCCGCGCACGAACAGCCTTCCTCCGGGCGAGGCCCAGCTCGTCGAGGTCTCCCCGGCCACCGACTACCAGATCTCCAGCCAGGTCCTCTGCCACTGCCACTGGCAGCCCGAAGACGTCCGCGCCGCACGTCCTACGATCATCATCGTGCATGGCCTCGAAGGCTCGTCCAACTCGCAGTATGTAATCGGCAACTCCAACAAGCTTTGGCGGGCAGGTTGCAACATCGTCCGCATGAACATGCGTAACTGTGGTGGCACCGAAGCGCTTGCACCCACGCTCTACCACTCCGGACTATCGAGCGACGTCGACGCGGTCATGCGCTTCTTCGTCGATCTGCATCAGCTTCAATCCATCGCGCTCATCGGCTACTCTATGGGTGGCAACCTTGTGCTCAAGCTCGCCGGCGACCTCGGCAAAACTCCGCCGCCACAGCTCCGCGCGGTCATCGGCGTCTCCCCGGTCATCGACCTTGCGCCCTCCTCCGACGCTCTTCATCTCTGGCAGAACCGCATCTACGAGAAGAAATTTGTGCGGGCCATGCTTCGCCGTTTTCGCCGTAAGGCAGCGCTCTTCCCTCGCGCCTTCGATCCCAATCGTGCCATCGGCATCAGTTCGCTCCGCGACTTCGACGAGCGCATCATCGCCCTCTACGCCGGTTTCTCCGGGGCCGAGGACTACTACCATCGCGTGGCCGCAGCCCGCGTCATCGATCAAATCACCGTCCCCACGCTCATCCTGAACTCTCTCGACGACCCTTTCATCCGCATCGCGCCCGATACCCGCGATAAGATCGTGGCGAACCCAAATATCACCTTCCTCGAAACTGCCCAGGGCGGCCACTGCGCCTTTCTCGCCCAACCGGACCCCTCCATCTGCTACGACGGCTACTGGGCCGAGCACACCCTCCTGCGCTTCATCCTTGCCAATGCATAA
- a CDS encoding inorganic diphosphatase: protein MPNYLELPIGDKAPEVINAVIEIPSEGINKYEYDKKLHVFRLDRNLYSPVHYPGDYGFIPSTLAADGDPLDVLVLVDTPSFSGCIQEVRPIGVLEMLDQGVADEKVLCVGKNNPRYQDVWNYSEIYPHMLKEITHFFAIYKDLEGKRVEVKGWRDASFARDKVLEAQQTFIDNKAKIQAEAVAKK, encoded by the coding sequence ATGCCGAACTATCTTGAGCTACCCATCGGAGATAAAGCGCCCGAGGTAATCAACGCCGTCATCGAGATCCCCTCCGAAGGCATCAACAAATACGAGTATGACAAGAAGCTGCATGTCTTCCGGCTGGACCGCAATCTTTATTCGCCCGTTCACTATCCCGGGGATTATGGCTTTATTCCGAGCACCCTTGCGGCTGATGGCGATCCGCTGGACGTCCTGGTGCTCGTTGATACGCCTAGTTTTTCGGGCTGCATTCAAGAGGTTCGTCCCATCGGTGTGCTGGAGATGCTCGATCAGGGCGTAGCTGATGAGAAGGTACTGTGTGTCGGCAAGAATAATCCGCGCTACCAGGACGTCTGGAACTACTCCGAGATCTACCCGCACATGCTCAAGGAGATCACGCACTTCTTTGCTATCTATAAGGACCTTGAGGGTAAGCGTGTCGAGGTAAAAGGCTGGCGCGATGCTTCTTTTGCCCGCGATAAGGTGCTCGAAGCACAGCAGACCTTTATCGACAATAAGGCGAAGATTCAGGCAGAGGCTGTTGCTAAGAAGTAG
- the purS gene encoding phosphoribosylformylglycinamidine synthase subunit PurS, whose protein sequence is MKAHVYVTLKRTVLDAQGQTVADALRRMEYRGVADVRQGKYFLLTLEDGLDQNAAQAEIERIAREVLTNPVIEEFTFRLEP, encoded by the coding sequence ATGAAGGCTCATGTCTATGTCACGCTGAAACGAACGGTGCTGGATGCCCAGGGGCAGACAGTTGCGGATGCACTACGGCGAATGGAATATCGCGGCGTTGCTGACGTACGGCAGGGAAAGTATTTCCTGCTGACTTTGGAAGATGGATTGGACCAGAACGCGGCGCAGGCCGAGATCGAACGGATCGCGCGCGAGGTGCTGACCAATCCGGTAATCGAAGAGTTTACCTTCCGGCTGGAACCCTAA
- the hemE gene encoding uroporphyrinogen decarboxylase, whose amino-acid sequence MSPSSIPASLETIAALQPAGNASAGSRFVRACLRQPVDRTPIWLLRQAGRYMPEYMAVRKHHSLLDICRTPDIAAEVTITAAERLSVDAAIIFADLLLPFTPMGLDFEFLAGEGPVVHSPVRTVEHVRALRTDRIDELSYVARAIEKVAAHFSAPRADGDQLGIIGFCGAPFTLASYMIEGGSSRNYIETKKLMYSDNIAWPMLMEKLVTVLVGFAQQQVEAGADVIQIFDSWVGALSVTDYRRYCLPAVTELVRRIQSMGVPVIYFGVDTASLLPAMAETGADVIGLDWRIPLDQGWKAVGTGHAVQGNLDPITLFAPEEILKDRVREVLAAAAGRPGHIFNLGHGIVPGTPVENVIKVVEWVKEYGAL is encoded by the coding sequence TTGAGTCCTTCGTCGATCCCTGCATCCCTGGAAACCATTGCGGCGCTTCAACCTGCCGGAAATGCCTCCGCCGGAAGCAGATTTGTTCGCGCCTGTCTTCGTCAGCCTGTCGATCGCACCCCCATCTGGCTGCTGCGCCAGGCTGGGCGATACATGCCCGAATACATGGCAGTGCGCAAGCACCATTCGCTGCTCGACATCTGCCGAACCCCTGATATTGCCGCCGAAGTGACCATCACCGCCGCCGAGCGGCTGAGCGTCGACGCCGCAATTATCTTTGCCGATCTGCTGCTGCCGTTTACCCCCATGGGGCTCGACTTCGAATTTCTCGCCGGCGAAGGTCCGGTCGTGCACTCCCCCGTGCGCACCGTTGAACACGTACGCGCTCTCCGCACCGACCGCATCGACGAACTAAGTTATGTAGCGCGGGCCATTGAGAAGGTCGCCGCTCACTTCTCCGCTCCACGAGCAGATGGCGACCAGCTTGGCATCATCGGATTTTGCGGCGCGCCGTTCACCTTGGCCAGTTACATGATCGAGGGCGGCTCTTCGCGCAACTACATCGAAACTAAAAAACTGATGTACAGCGACAACATCGCGTGGCCGATGCTGATGGAAAAGCTGGTGACGGTGCTGGTCGGATTTGCACAGCAGCAGGTGGAAGCCGGAGCCGACGTCATCCAGATCTTCGATAGCTGGGTCGGCGCGCTGAGCGTGACCGATTACCGCCGCTACTGCCTCCCCGCCGTCACAGAACTCGTCCGCAGAATTCAGTCGATGGGAGTTCCCGTCATCTACTTCGGCGTAGACACCGCCTCGCTTCTCCCCGCCATGGCCGAGACCGGAGCAGACGTCATCGGGCTCGACTGGCGCATTCCTCTCGACCAGGGATGGAAGGCCGTCGGCACCGGCCATGCCGTGCAAGGAAACCTCGACCCTATCACTCTGTTTGCCCCCGAAGAGATTCTCAAAGACCGAGTACGCGAGGTGTTGGCAGCAGCAGCCGGGCGTCCCGGCCATATCTTCAACCTCGGTCACGGCATCGTCCCCGGAACTCCCGTTGAAAACGTAATCAAAGTCGTCGAATGGGTCAAGGAGTACGGAGCGCTATGA
- the hemH gene encoding ferrochelatase, producing the protein MSGEAGRSAVLLLAHGTPDVLGEMAAYLAKVTGGRPLPQEVVEELQHRYQQIGLGETPGAEAPPLTKWTLIQANLLERALDRIGDSNTRVYVGMRNWHPYIADAIAKMRLDGVTHIKAICLAPQNSRTSVGLYRKAVLAAADGLEVDFVAGWAEHPLLAQAFAERLWPVWALACAQSGRRIPVLFTAHSVPCRTVMTKTADDGTSEPPDTYAVEAKRTAELVAERMAPVGFGEKDWYFAFQSQGISGGPWIGPTVEDTLKAIKEEGHVGVVMQPVGFLCDHVEILYDIDIAFTEKAKALGLKLWRAESLNDSDILINALTEIASGQYKAVVDEVIVPA; encoded by the coding sequence ATGAGCGGAGAGGCAGGCCGAAGCGCCGTTCTGCTGCTCGCGCACGGCACTCCCGACGTGCTCGGTGAGATGGCCGCGTATCTTGCCAAAGTGACCGGTGGCAGACCGCTCCCCCAAGAAGTTGTGGAAGAGTTGCAGCACAGGTATCAGCAGATTGGCCTGGGCGAAACGCCGGGAGCCGAAGCCCCACCGCTGACCAAATGGACGCTCATTCAAGCGAATCTGCTGGAGCGCGCCTTGGATCGAATCGGCGACTCCAATACCAGGGTTTACGTGGGGATGCGGAACTGGCATCCCTACATCGCCGATGCCATCGCCAAGATGCGGCTCGACGGCGTAACCCACATCAAGGCGATCTGCCTCGCTCCGCAAAACTCCCGCACCAGCGTTGGCCTCTATCGCAAGGCCGTGCTCGCCGCCGCTGATGGCCTCGAGGTTGACTTCGTCGCCGGATGGGCCGAGCATCCCCTGCTCGCGCAGGCGTTTGCCGAGCGCCTGTGGCCGGTGTGGGCGTTGGCCTGCGCCCAATCAGGACGACGCATTCCCGTGCTGTTCACAGCGCACAGCGTTCCCTGCCGCACCGTAATGACAAAGACGGCTGATGACGGAACATCCGAGCCTCCCGACACCTACGCCGTAGAGGCAAAGCGCACCGCCGAGCTCGTCGCCGAGCGCATGGCCCCGGTCGGATTTGGAGAGAAGGACTGGTACTTCGCCTTCCAGAGCCAGGGCATCAGCGGAGGCCCATGGATCGGCCCGACCGTAGAGGACACGCTCAAGGCCATCAAAGAAGAGGGCCACGTTGGCGTCGTCATGCAGCCCGTAGGTTTTCTCTGCGACCACGTCGAAATTCTGTACGACATCGATATAGCCTTCACAGAGAAGGCAAAGGCGCTCGGCTTAAAACTGTGGCGAGCCGAAAGCCTGAACGACTCCGACATACTGATCAACGCCTTAACAGAGATCGCGTCAGGTCAATATAAAGCCGTAGTCGATGAGGTAATAGTTCCAGCGTAG
- the hemG gene encoding protoporphyrinogen oxidase → MKRIAIIGGGIAGLTAAYELSRLASNGAAVEAVLFEASPRLGGIVETVREGGFVIECGPDAWVTEKPWARELAEELGVADEIISSNDATRKTYVLRDGQLEAMPDGMRMMVPSNLHALDQSDLFSEEAKKSFHAEINRATELKASAPQQDESVAAFVQRHFGSEVLETIGAPLLRGVFGGDVTQLSVRAVMAPFVAMEHEHGSLIAAMQANLAASKNKQAAIFTTLQSGLGTLVDRMVATIPKHWLRLGTTIHSISHSHHGWEVNTSKAQEHFDAVMLAAPVHIARELMQPIDARAAQLMEMDASSAVVVAFGFSDAAKFSTPPGFGFLVPEGSGSRLLACTFVDQKFANRVPQNGKLIRAFFGGDAAERLIRCGNDEVSSVARLEIAHILGPLPKPQVTVVRRWPKSLPQYAVGHLERMKELDERIGSLHGLYLLGNGYRGVGLPDLVRDARAAAQQCIEGDKP, encoded by the coding sequence ATGAAGCGAATAGCAATCATCGGTGGCGGCATAGCAGGATTGACGGCAGCCTATGAGCTATCGCGCCTGGCGAGCAACGGAGCCGCGGTAGAAGCCGTGCTCTTCGAAGCCTCACCGCGGCTGGGCGGCATCGTCGAGACCGTGCGCGAAGGCGGCTTCGTCATCGAGTGCGGCCCCGATGCCTGGGTGACAGAAAAGCCATGGGCCCGCGAGCTGGCAGAAGAACTTGGCGTGGCCGATGAGATCATCTCTTCTAACGATGCCACGCGCAAGACCTACGTCCTGAGGGACGGCCAGCTCGAAGCGATGCCGGATGGAATGCGCATGATGGTTCCATCCAACCTCCATGCTCTCGATCAGTCAGACTTATTCAGCGAAGAGGCCAAAAAGTCTTTTCACGCCGAGATAAATCGAGCGACTGAACTCAAGGCCAGCGCACCGCAGCAGGACGAGAGCGTCGCAGCATTTGTACAACGGCACTTCGGCAGTGAAGTGCTCGAAACCATCGGCGCTCCGCTGCTACGCGGGGTCTTCGGCGGAGACGTAACGCAATTAAGCGTGCGCGCCGTCATGGCTCCGTTCGTTGCGATGGAGCACGAGCACGGCAGCCTGATCGCAGCAATGCAGGCCAACCTTGCCGCAAGCAAAAATAAGCAGGCTGCCATCTTTACCACGCTGCAAAGTGGATTGGGAACACTTGTAGACAGGATGGTCGCAACCATTCCCAAACACTGGCTCCGCCTGGGAACCACGATCCACTCGATCTCGCACAGTCACCATGGCTGGGAGGTAAATACCTCTAAGGCTCAGGAGCACTTTGATGCCGTCATGCTGGCTGCACCTGTCCACATCGCGCGAGAGTTGATGCAGCCCATCGACGCGCGAGCTGCACAGCTCATGGAGATGGACGCAAGCTCCGCAGTGGTCGTAGCCTTCGGATTCTCCGATGCAGCAAAATTCTCTACTCCCCCGGGCTTTGGCTTTCTTGTTCCCGAAGGCTCGGGAAGCCGCCTGCTGGCCTGCACCTTTGTCGACCAGAAGTTCGCCAACCGCGTGCCGCAAAATGGAAAGCTGATTCGCGCCTTCTTCGGCGGAGACGCCGCAGAACGATTGATACGCTGCGGCAACGACGAAGTATCCTCCGTAGCACGCCTCGAGATCGCACACATCCTCGGCCCATTGCCAAAGCCTCAGGTAACTGTAGTGCGGCGCTGGCCGAAGAGCCTCCCACAATATGCCGTCGGCCACCTTGAACGAATGAAGGAACTCGACGAACGCATAGGAAGCCTCCATGGACTATATCTTTTAGGAAATGGATACCGCGGCGTCGGTCTACCCGACCTGGTCAGAGACGCGCGCGCAGCCGCGCAGCAATGCATAGAAGGAGACAAGCCATGA
- a CDS encoding cob(I)yrinic acid a,c-diamide adenosyltransferase: MSIATTQGDSGQTGLAGGVRVSKADLRVEAYGSVDELNATLGFARSICNHKEIGAWTEEIQRTLFRVGGALATPPENQKNAPVISLDDVDVLTKLVHQIEATEGILSDWSLPGAHTESAAYEIARTVCRRAERNAVRLAENGVEVKPEIIAYLNRLSDLIWLFGRLIELTAGIDARLRTGDTSGPKWSRAWK; this comes from the coding sequence ATGAGCATCGCAACCACCCAGGGAGACAGCGGGCAAACAGGATTAGCTGGCGGCGTACGCGTCTCAAAAGCAGACCTGCGCGTAGAGGCATACGGCTCGGTCGATGAGTTGAATGCGACCCTCGGCTTCGCCCGCAGCATCTGCAATCACAAAGAAATCGGTGCATGGACCGAAGAGATTCAGCGGACACTCTTCCGCGTCGGAGGCGCCCTGGCCACTCCTCCCGAAAACCAGAAGAACGCTCCAGTCATCTCGCTCGATGATGTCGACGTTCTCACAAAACTCGTCCATCAGATCGAAGCGACCGAAGGCATCCTCTCCGACTGGTCGCTACCCGGAGCGCACACTGAGTCCGCCGCCTACGAGATCGCTCGCACAGTCTGCCGCCGCGCCGAACGCAACGCTGTTCGTCTCGCAGAAAATGGCGTAGAGGTAAAGCCCGAGATCATCGCCTACCTCAACCGCCTCTCCGATCTCATCTGGCTCTTCGGCAGGCTGATCGAATTGACCGCGGGCATCGACGCTCGCCTTCGCACCGGCGATACCTCTGGCCCAAAGTGGTCCCGCGCCTGGAAGTAA